A window of the Gossypium hirsutum isolate 1008001.06 chromosome A03, Gossypium_hirsutum_v2.1, whole genome shotgun sequence genome harbors these coding sequences:
- the LOC107948097 gene encoding peptidyl-prolyl cis-trans isomerase CYP23, whose amino-acid sequence MKILWWVSLVFVITNVGALAEEPQLNSPRVVFQTNYGDIEFGFYPSVAPKTVYHIFELVRLGCYNTNHFFRVDRGFVAQVADVASGRSAPMNEEQRKEAEKTIVGEFSDVKHVRGILSMGRYSDPDSAQSSFSILLGDAPHLDGQYAIFGKVTKGDETLRKLEELPTRREGIFVMPVERVTIFSSYYYDTVLESCERERGILKRRLAASAVEIERQRMKCFP is encoded by the exons ATGAAGATCTTATGGTGGGTGAGTTTAGTATTTGTAATTACTAATGTTGGTGCTTTGGCTGAAGAACCGCAGCTAAACTCGCCTCGTGTTGTTTTCCAG ACAAATTATGGAGATATTGAATTTGGATTTTACCCTAGTGTTGCACCAAAAACTGTttatcacatttttgagcttGTGCGTCTTGGTTGCTATAACACAAACCACTTCTTCAGA GTTGATAGGGGGTTTGTAGCCCAAGTGGCAGATGTTGCAAGTGGAAGATCAGCTCCCATGAATGAGGAGCAAAGAAAGGAAGCTGAAAAGACAATTGTTGGTGAATTTAGTGATGTAAAACACGTGAGAGGTATTCTCTCTATGGGGAG ATATTCTGATCCAGACAGTGCACAGTCCTCGTTTTCAATACTTCTTGGAGATGCTCCTCATCTTGATGGGCAG TATGCAATATTTGGGAAAGTCACTAAAGGTGATGAGACTTTGCGAAAGCTTGAGGAACTTCCTACCCGTCGTGAGGGGATCTTTGTAATG CCTGTGGAGCGCGTCACGATTTTTTCGTCCTACTATTATG ATACCGTGTTGGAGAGTTGCGAACGGGAAAGGGGTATCTTGAAGCGAAGGCTTGCTGCATCTGCTGTTGAAATTGAAAGACAG CGAATGAAATGCTTCCCTTGA